The following is a genomic window from Hydrogenobaculum sp. Y04AAS1.
ATGGCAGGTAAGTTGCAAACTATAATGTTCATAGGTCTGGCATTCATTGAAACCTTTGCACTTTATGCAATGTTGTTCTCTATAATATTTGTATTTACTGGTATATTCTCAGGAAAAGCTGGATTCTAAACTTTAAAGCGTCGCCTTGGGTAGAGGCGATTATAAATATCTACCCATTTAAAAAGAGGTAACTATGACAAATGCTTTAAAACCTCATATTTCAAATAGGAAAAGAAAACGTGTGAGCGGATTCTTAGCCCGTATGTCTTCAAGGTCTGGTAGAAATGTTATAAAAAGAAGAAGACAAAAGGGGAGAAAGAGACTAGTCCCTTGAAATATTTGCTTATAAAATTTGTTAGGTTTTGGCAGATTTGTATATCACCTTTATATCCTAGCTCATGTAGATTTTATCCTACATGTTCTCATTATGCTATTTTATCCATTGAAAAGTATGGAGCTTTTAAAGGTGGTATGAAAGCTTTCTGGCGCATATTAAGATGCAATCCTTGGAATAAGGGTGGTATAGATTATCCATAATGGAACAGATAGATTTAAAAAGATTAATT
Proteins encoded in this region:
- the rpmH gene encoding 50S ribosomal protein L34; this translates as MTNALKPHISNRKRKRVSGFLARMSSRSGRNVIKRRRQKGRKRLVP
- the yidD gene encoding membrane protein insertion efficiency factor YidD, which produces MKYLLIKFVRFWQICISPLYPSSCRFYPTCSHYAILSIEKYGAFKGGMKAFWRILRCNPWNKGGIDYP